The proteins below come from a single Vidua macroura isolate BioBank_ID:100142 chromosome 17, ASM2450914v1, whole genome shotgun sequence genomic window:
- the LOC128815739 gene encoding perilipin-3-like, with translation MASAVPDKQEVAQSSPEVEKEKEQEAAVKEVADLSLVSSACDVVSAAYASTKESHPCLRSVCDAAEKGVQSVTEATASCVLATLEPHVAAVSEYAAKGLDKLGEKLPLLPKPVEQILSDTKELLSSRVAEVKEAVSSKVLEVLDATRETLQGSEGAATPAVTSAAGLGLGPAVAHMGVCGAEAVLGTAEGDSLPIGNEELAQLAEREEGADVLPLQQQREHRRYFVRLGALSEELRLFAHLHSTARIKQIWQGMQGALAQLHCILQLVEAFKQGFNQKLQEGQEKLQQMWLDWSRKYLKESGDESPAEPEEMECLTLLMARRLTQQLQLTCSGVVAAMQGLPCSLQDKLKQALGATKELHAAFSEANSFQDLSSSVLTRSQGELAVIQEYMEELLDYLKNNTPLSWLVGPFSPREEEKENQSPREEEEAAGAGHLETSSTPM, from the exons ATGGCCTCTGCCGTGCCCGACAAGCAGGAGGttgcccagagctccccagaggtggagaaggagaaagagcaggag GCTGCAGTGAAGGAGGTGGCCGATCTGAGCCTGGTGAGCTCTGCCTGTGACGTGGTTTCTGCAGCTTATGCCTCCACCAAGGAGAGCCACCCCTGCCTGAGGTCTGTGTGTGACGCTGCAGAGAAGGGAGTGCAGAGTGTGACGGAGGCCACGgccagctgtgtgctggccaccctggagccccacG TCGCTGCAGTGAGTGAGTATGCTGCCAAGGGTTTGGATAAACTGGGGGAGAAGCTGCCACTCCTTCCAAAGCCAGTGGAACAG ATTCTCTCTGACACAAAGGAGCTGCTGTCATCCAGGGTGGCTGAGGTGAAGGAGGCTGTGAGCAGCAaagtgctggaggtgctggatgCCACCAGGGAGACTCTGCAGGGCAGTGAGGGGGCTGCCACACCCGCAGTGaccagtgctgctgggctggggctggggcctGCAGTGGCACACATGGGTGTCTGtggagcagaggctgtgctggggacagcagaagGTGACTCTCTCCCCATTGGGAATGAGGAGCTAG cccagctggcagaGCGTGAGGAGGGTGCGGACgtgctgcccctgcagcagcagcgtgAGCACAGGAGGTACTTTGTGCGCCTGGGCGCTCTCTCGGAGGAACTGCGCCTCTTCGCCCACCTGCACTCCACAGCCAGGATCAAGCAGATCTGGCAGGGCATGCAgggggccctggcacagctccactgCATCCTGCAGCTG GTTGAGGCGTTTAAGCAAGGATTTAATCAAAAGCTTcaggaggggcaggagaaaCTACAGCAGATGTGGCTGGACTGGAGCAGGAAGTATCTCAAAGAGAGTGGAGATgaaagccctgcagagccagag GAGATGGAGTGTCTGACGCTGCTGATGGCACGCAGGCtcacccagcagctgcagctcaccTGCTCGGGGGTGGTGGCTGCCATGCAGGgccttccctgcagcctgcaggaCAAGCTGAAACAGGCTCTGGGTGCCACCAAGGAGTTGCATGCTGCTTTCTCAGAGGCAAACTCCTTCCAGGACTTGTCCAGCAGCGTCCTGACCCGGAGCCAGGGGGAGCTGGCTGTGATCCAGGAGTacatggaggagctgctggattaCCTGAAGAACAACACCCCTCTGTCCTGGCTGGTGGGGCCCTTCTCccccagggaggaggagaaggagaatcaATCCCcccgggaggaggaggaggcagcaggagctgggcacctGGAAACCTCCAGCACCCCCATGTAA